Part of the Arvicanthis niloticus isolate mArvNil1 chromosome 29, mArvNil1.pat.X, whole genome shotgun sequence genome, ACGTGGGTCAATACAACCCAGCAGGCATGTAAGCACATGACAAAACTTGCCTTATACAAGCTGGGCATCTGTGAGGCCAATGCTGGAAGATGCTGAATTCTGTGCCCACTTGAGCTGCACagcctataatcacagcacttaaGTAGTTGGGCCAGCAAGACAGCTCAACAGGCAAAGGTGACTGCCATTAATCCCCAGATCCACACCATAGAACTTCTCCCTATGAGCTGTCTTCTGTGCTTTCTTGCtctctcaataaataaaaataacatacaaGCCGAGCacggtagtgcatgcctttaatcccaggcaggcagatctctctgagttacaggacagccagggctacacagagaaaccctgtctcaaaaaaaccaaacaaattacATGAAACGTAATAAAAAGCAGCTGAGGCAGTAAGGTTGAAagatcaaagccagcctagttAACATACTGCCTCGAAAAGTAAAAAGGTGAAAGGACAGAAGACGGGgctcatgtagctctggctgcacttccagaggacagaggacccaggtttatcTCCCAGTGCctacatggtaactcacaaccctctaactctagtttcaggggatctgacactgtcttacagactccatgggcaccaggcatgcaatagtacacaaacacacatgcagactaaacactcacacacataaagttTTAAAGGTGGGGATGGGGGCTGTAGAGATGCTCAGTGGTCGGAGCACTTGTCTAGcgtcccccagtgaggagctgggggcctAGCTTAGCACTGCAGCACTTTCAGCATACCAGAGGCCATCGCTTCAGTCCCCAGtagcaaaaagagaaagagaaaggcaggctTCCACACGCCACTGAGACATGGTCAGCTGTAGCAAGCATCACCAGAGACAGCAGCTGCTGGAGCCGGGGCCCAGCAGGAGAGACTGACTCACATGCCATCCGTCTTCTCGGCATCCCACTCCCGCCGCCACTGCCCGGTGGGCTTGCGGTGTCGCTGCAGACGCTCTTGGTcgatcttctctctctcctgcttccagcGCAGGTACTCTGACCGCTCCCGGCCGGTCATGGACATTGTCATGTCGCCCCCACTGCCCAGGCCAGCCCTGCGGCCCTGCCAGTACCACAGCCGATCAATCAGTCTCCAACTCTGccccatgcccctccccccatatGCAGGGCACACAGGATAGGACAGAACCACTGTTCAGACACGACAAGCAGCACGTGTGTGGCTGAAGTGGCCTCCTCAGAATGGATCTATCTCTTAAATTTTTGGTTTCAAACagggtctcgtgtagcccagggtggctgcCTCAGACTCACCATAGAGGTAAGGATGGCCTTAAACcccttgtgctggctagttttatgtcaacttgacacaagctacagttgTTTGGGAAAATGCCCACACCAGACTGGCTGgcttccaccttccaagtgccagATCTCATCTTTCTAGAATTAAGCATTTCCATTTGGTAGTgtatgtgtgaaggccagaggtttgTCCTGCTCTGTCACCCTTGAAGCAGGGACTCGGACTTAGGTTAGCAGACAGCAAGTCCCaacaatcttcctgtctccatccctaGGCATGCATGGAGACATACTCAACCTTTCACATGAGTGATGGGGGTTCAAACCCAGCTTCTACTGCTTACCTACCAAGCACtcttacttggcctttctccctatcttgccttttttaaagattttattattttcctatatataccatgtgtatgtctctgtgtgaatATAAGCCACATGTGTATAGGTACCCACAAGGGCCAGAACATGGTGTCAGGTGCTTTGGAGTTGGCATTACAGGCAGTCCTGACTTGCCCAGTGGGTTCTGAAAACTAAACATGAGTACTCagaaaagcactttttttttgagacagggtttctctgtgtagccctggctgtcctggaactgactcagttcaggctggcctcgaactcagaaatctgcctgcctctgcctcccaagtgctgggattaaaggcgtgcgccacactGCCCAGCATAATTCAGCACTCTTAAGCACTGAAGAGTCTTTCCAGCCCTCTCCTCATTTTTCTTAAGAAACATCCCTGACCCTCAGTATCTGGGGTGGTGACGTTTCGTATACCCAGCCTATAATTAGACTTTTACCCATTCAGTTTCCACTGGGATACACTATAACTTTGTCTTGGAACTATTTTCCCtggccagtaatcccagcacttacaaGGATCAAGAGTTCCAAGACTACCTGGGCAGTCCTAATAAAGATAAAAAGGACTGGGGATGTACCTCCTGATACATAGTTTGTATGGCATGTGTAAGACCCTGGGTTATATGCCAACacgagaaaaaaaaagtccagcaTAAATCCCTAACAAAGAAAACCCTGGCAgcagggcatagtggtgcacagctttaagcccagcactcagggtacagacaggcagatgtctgtgctGGGCTTAAAGCTACAActcatgtagactaggctgcctgGAGGCCCGGGTCACCAGGGCTAGATGGAAGGAAATAGGAAACACTGACCAAGCATGGCCATCCAAATgcctagactacacagtgagctcctaACCAGCCCAAGACCCTACCAAAATCCCCCAAATCAAGCTAATGCTAATCCTCACAAAAAGCAACCCCGCATCCGCCCATCACAGCCAGCCAAGCACAGCTCTTGGGAAGCCCGCCACAGAGAGATGCAGCACGCACCTGCCGCTCCTGTTCCAAGCCAGAGCGCACCCGCTCAAAATCCGAGCCTCCCCAGTTTCGTCCATGCCGGCGGCTGCCTTCCCGGCGATCCCTCTCAGACTCCTCAAGGGGCCCACCCCGACGTCGGGGATCATCCAGGAAGTTGCGTACTGGATTGGGCTCCAGCACCCCTTCCTACAGCAGAAGAGCTGGCATGTGGACAGGCTGGCAGGCACCGGGTGCCTTCCACTCAGCCCACCCCCAAGCTGCCCGGTGCAGACCCGCTGGTTGCGCTCGTATTCGGCgatcttctccatctcctcattCATCTTCTCAATATTCTGCCTGCgccgctcctcccactcctgTGGGAACAAGATGGCACATGGCTGTCAGAAAGAACCACACAACTAGCTAGACAGAAAAGATAAGGCAGCCCAAATTCCCCAAGGACAGACAGGTGACAAAGGGTACCTAACTTAAAACTTGTGTGGATGTTGGGGACCCTGAAACACCTCAGCCAGCACAGAAATGCATGAGGTAGCTAGTGACTTGGCAAGCAACAGGCGAGCACTCAATCCTTACCCTTCCCATCTGCAACACTAACACACTTTACTACAAACAATAGCCAGCTGGACAGGCCTCTCGTTTCCCAGCCTCCACTGCTGGTCAATGTGGCCAATAAAAATCTTcccaataaaaatgtaagaaaatgtgttgTCAGTGCCCCAGTGTCACCTTGTGAATATCAATCTGCAGGCCTTGGCCTCCTGATCCACAGTACTTAACGTGAGAGAAACAAAGCCCGATTCTACTGAGGCCACTGCATCGTgtccatgcatgcacatgcatgttcatatgtatacatgtggaggccagaaggacaACTTTGAGCACtagtctcattttcttctttggagacagagtctcactatgtagctccaacaagcctggaactcactagcaGAATGTGCTTGCCTTCCTCTCCTGGaatgaaaggtgtgcaccacaacacCATGCCTACCCACCATTGTTTAAAGAGAGCCTCTCCTAGTCTGGAGCTCACCACATAGTTTGGCATGGCTGACCACAGTGCCCACGGTCCACCTGTCTCCACTGCAACCACTAGAGTACAGATCACAAGCCTGCACTACCATACTCATCTCTTCTATGGGTTCTAGGGACCCACGCCTCAAGTACTTTAGTGACCAAGTTATCTCCCAGACTTGCAACCCATGCAGCAGCAGCTCAGCAAACCCTAACTGGTGTTTCCTTTAAGAGCAAGAATCTTTACACTCAGAAAGAAAGCAACGTCACCAGGGCAGAGACTCATAGAACCAGCTTAGACACAAGTCCACACAAGCCATGAGCCATCGCCCAGGCCACTGGCTTCTGGGGAGGAGCCGCCACGGTAAGGCCACTACTCCCGACATGAATCTGAACACAgagccacacagacagacacagagtgaCCACAAAGCAGACTCTACACAGGAAACAGGCAAGAGCAGAAAGTCAGAATCAGAACCTAAGACACACACAGCGTGCtggtcaaaaaaagaaaaagagaacccCTCTGAAAGCTAGCTGGAGGGACAAGGGACCCAAAGACAGAGGATCAGGGAGGAGAGAGCATAGAGGAAAGGTAAAGGGAGAGAAATGAACTAGCTAGACACAGCAGGGCAGGCCTGTTTTCCCAGCCACTGAAGAGGCTGAGCAAAAAGAtgtcaaattcaaggccagcctgggcaacctaGTGAgatgatatcctgtctcaaaataaaagctcAGGActaaggatgtagctcaatggtaaaaCACGTAACATGCACAAGGCCCCAATTTCTATCCCAAGACcagaaaaattaatgaatgaatgaagaatgaatgaatgaacaaatgagtaAAAAACAGGGAACAGAAAACCTTGGCCCAAGCTTCATGGCCTGCTTGGTGCCTACCTTGGACTTGCGATCAGAGGTTGAGTTGTCTCCTGCCCCTAAGAGATGAGGGgagccccggccccggcccctgCGGCCCCGGCCCCCAGTACCCCCTCGAAGCTGCTCCCCAGCACCATCCTCCCAGCCTCGGGATGCCCGGCCTACGCCTGCCCGGCCTCCCTGCTGGGGATGGGTCCGGCCCCCTCTGCTGGCCCCCGGGGGCCGAGGAGTCCCAGGAGTCCTCCGAGAGGAACCCAGGCTCTTCTCctgaaagggagaggaaaaagcaATCAGTCAAAGGCTAGATAGACTGGAGCATCCTAGGCTAAGAGGCAGGTGGCAGGTCTTGGTCCCAGGCCTCGGCCCTCAGCCTCCTCCCCTTTCTGCAGTCAGATATGCTGGGCTCTCCACCTCCACTGCCATATTCTCCTTCTCCATTGAACGGCTCTTCCGGGGGGCTGTCACTGCCACACCTTCCAGTTCAGCTTTTTTCCGATCCTCCTCAATCTCCTAGAAGCAAACACCCAGGGGAATGGAGTGTTGGGGTCCTGTCCAGCAGCTGGACTCCCACAGTCCTCTACATTTTCCCTGCATCTCTTCTCAGGCttctctccagagcctcagaCACGGGTCACAGTGTCTCCCATCAAACCCCTGCACACTACTCTGCTGCTCCAAAGCCCCCACTGTGAGTAAGCCCATCAGTAAGAGCCTAATGCTTTCCCATCGCCAGGGAACCCACAGTGGGAACCCTCTCCTGCTCATTTGCAGGCCTTCTTGCTATTCCCCAGGGCTCAGAACTGCCTCTGTAACTACTCAGGTTTCAAATGTCTCACCACCAACCTGCATTTCTCTGTTCTCATCCCCTGCTTGGTAAAGCGTGGGGATACCTGTTGAGACTGTTCTGGGATGcacccctcctcccagcctccaGTGCTGCCTGGCATACAATCAAACCCagcttttagttttttcttttgttttgatgaatgaatgcatgaaaaATGAGTCAATGAGGGCCACCCTTCTCCCAAGTCCCTTCATAGAGATAGCACCACTATGGCCTCTTGggccctccctcctcttcccattcTAGCCCCAACCCCCTTGGTCACTGACCCCTGCCCAAGGTTTCTATCTGGACTCTAAGATGACACCTTACCATCCACTACTACATAGAAAAACTGAGTCTGTCTCCCTATACCGAGTGTTCTCCCCAGGCCTCACTCCCACTCAAAGCCTCCATGGCTCCCTAGTGCCCTTAGGCACTCTCCATACTTGGCTGGCCCCTGATGACCTCCACAGATCAATTCTCCACCAGCTAATTTTCTAAGCCCTCTCTTGCATCCAAAATTTGACCAAACTTCCCCTGTGTGAAAGGTAACTCATTTCCTTTCCAATTCCTTTCCTAACATCAAGACACCCTTCAGTTCTCAGAAACCCCTTTACCAGAAAGCCCTCCCTAATGTCTTCAGGCTAGAGAGAGAGCCCTGGACTCCCACAGACTGTTAATCCCCCCATCCCAGCCTTGTCTACTCTGGGTCATCATGAAGGGCAACTATGTCCCAAATTGGACAGTGATCCCTAAGAACAGGTCTGGGAACTGTGTACCCAGGACCACTCAGCATGGAGCAGGGACTCTGGAGGCATCAGTGAGCAGAGTGTAAatccatgaatgaatgaatgaatgataggatggagggagggaggccagACCACGGCCTTTGGCTTGCATCCTGTGAGTGAAGGGGAAACATGAGAAAGCTTGAAGGGAGAAGTGAGGAAAACTCACTgcggggaggagaggggatggggtcTCCAGGGCAGGGCTAGGGCACCTGGTAGCGCCGGATGAGGGCCTCATTCTTCCGGCGAAGAGCCTCGATCCTCTTGTCCAACTCGgcatccttctcctcctttgaCTTCAAATCTAGTGTGGTAGCCTGTGACAGGGAAGCAGTTGAAAGTTGGACAGAAAAAGTCTCCCTACCACAAAGGCATTTTACCCAGGATCTGAGGGCTTagtctctccagcccaccttgCCCACCCCTCTCCAGCTCACCATCATTGGCTGTGACCTCCCTTACAGAAAATACATGTAGCACTGGGGGCTCCTGAGGGCAGAGAACAGGATGTTAAAATCAACAGTATTCTGAAATGCTGTCTCCCCTCCTTCACTGCAGGTTCCAAAAACACACTCACAGAAAAATGTACTTGCACTTCACCAAGGAAATTCTCAAGTActagcctctcctctctcctaaagAAACACAAACCCTACCCTTTAGTTTTAGATCCACCCATGCAATTAGTCAGACCCACCTTGGGAAAATTCTGACCCCACCCCTGTAACTAATACTAATTCCTCCAAAGATGTCAGTCCAGGCTCCATTTCCTATGACAATGTTAGCCAGGATCTGAATCTCAGAAGGTCAGCTCCAACCTTTCCTTCCAACCCGCAAAAGTAACTTCTAGGGGGGCCAAGAGGGACGGCTCCtggagtaaaggtgcttgctgccaagcctgaaaacctgagttcaatccccaggacctacaaagtagaagagaactgactcccaccagttgtcctctgacctccatgtgatcactcatacatgtacaaaataaataaaacataaagaaaaatagttcCAACTCTGAGACAACTTTAGTCCGTGGCTCCCCTAAGATTGATGTAGCCCAGCCCCCAGCAACCTAAAAAGGCACTCATCCTACCAAGGCGGAAAAGATTCAGCAAGCAGGCCCAGGGTCCATTGCAGGGGCCTTCCTGGACCGGACTTGACCTTCATAGCGATACTCAAGGCAGAAGACAGGACTTCTATAGAGGCTTACAAGAGAAAACTGCCACCCGCAACCGCACCCCTGACCTCCAAAACCTTCGTGGTCCCGCCCCTAACTAGGGTGAAACTTCAGGCCCCTCCTTTCTCGCCAGACTTCTGGCCCCGCccacaaaaaaaatcacacacccTGGTGCCACCTCCAATTTAACCGGTCTGCCCTATGGCTCCGCCCCAACACGCCTGGAAACCTTCTGACCTTGCCTCTGAGTTCCCTACCTACTTCCCTGCCCGTGTTCTGTTGCGCTCTCAGCTCAGTAAAAACTTTCTAGCGGCATCCCCGCTATTCGCCATTCTCCACTAGCACCCtagccccacctccaccccagccACTTGCCACTCTCCAGCGGCAGCACCCTAGCCCCACCCGCGAAATCCCTGCTATCTTAGCTCCACCTCCATGCAGTCTCAGCCAGCCCCTGGACCCTCCCCTAGCTTCTGGGCAATGATCAGGATGTACTACCAGAACCAAGAAACTTTCCTGCCTCACCTAGGGGGTCTCAAACCCTAAACTCTAAATCCACTAAATACTGTAACCATCCACTAAATACTGTAACCATGCCCTAGAGCAGCTATCAGTGCCCAAAACACCAAGGACAACATTCTGGCTATAACCCCAGCATCTTGACCAAACCCAGCACAACGCCGCAGTTCAGTCATCACCTCTTCACTCAAAGCCCAAACCCtacccctttccccacttccctccAAACTTTGGCCCCGCCCCCAGCAGCCCACCCCTTTAGCTCCGCCCCCGGCCCTCATGACCACGCCCCTCCACCAGTTCACCCCGCCCACCATCTTTTATCCCGCCCTGCGCCGTTCTGACCACGCCCTCAGCTCGTCCGCCTACCGCCCAAACACCACCCCTTCCACGCCCCAACACTTTAGTCCTGCCCCCAGGTTCATACGGCCAACGCCCAGACCCCGCCTCTTATCCCCACCCCACACTATTTGGTCCCGCCCCCAGCGTCTCCGCCCAACGTCCCGAGCCGGCCCCCTAGTCCTCCAGGAAAAAGTCTGGCCCCGCCCTCAGCCCGAACACAGCTTTGCAAAGCCCCGCCCCGCTCTGTAAGCCGTCCAGGCTCCGGGCCCGCCCGCACCCGCTCGTCTGGCCCTGCCCACATGCTCGCGGCCCAGCCTCAGCACCCCTCGAGCGACACATGTGGGCGTCGCGTCCCCGCCCCCCGCAGAGTACCCTGACCCCGCCCCCGCCGGCGGCTCGTCTCCCAGTCCGCGCGCGTTCACGCTCCCCTCACGTGGGCGAACAGGCCCCGCCCTCTCCGGGCACGCTCCCGGCCCCCTCCCCCGGTCACCTGTCCCGGAGACCCCGCGGTGTCTGCGACTCGGCTCCGTCCGCCTTCGCGTCCGCAGCTCCCGGGCCTCACGCGTCACTTCCGGTCCAGACCACGTGAAGAGAAAATAAGTAGGACACTTCCGGTCTTGAAATCTCATTTCCGGGTGCCTTAAAGGGTCCACACACCCTCAGGTTCTGCAGACGGTGGCAGAAGCGTGTTTCTTCTTCCTGGTCTTAGAGAGTAGGCATGTAGCCCTAAATCTCTGGGCTCGTTTTTTTGGGTTAGACTTTTTCCATCCCGAGCTACTAGTTCCAGATTTTACTAAGTAAAAATCAGACATTGTACAGGAACTCCTGGAAACCTAAACTGGTTTCATGGCCTCTTCTTGCAAATGAAACCTTAATTATAGAAACCaattcacaaaaatataaaaactttaaaaatcaactatatagggtctggagagatggctcaatggttaagagcactgactactcttccagaggtcctgagtttaatccccagcaacagcatggtggctcataaccatctgtaatgggatccaattccctcttctggtgtgtctgaagacagcaacagtgtactcatatacataaataaagtcttagaaatatattttaaaaaaatcaactataTAAAGCTGGGTGCCGTAACAGGTGCctctaatttcagcacttgggagactgaggcaggaggattgggtcAAAAACagcatgatggatggatggatggatggatggatggccagggatacatagaccctgtctcaaaggagaaaaaaaaaggtgacatGGCTGAGAGAGTAAAGGCACTTGGCCGATTATGATGACCTCGGTCATCAGGTACACAACCTCTTTTACCTGTTGAGCAATGTGCTGGCACTTGaattattacttttttaaaaaatatctgtatTGGCTCGGTTTGTTGTtaacacaagttagagtcatcagagaggaaggagtctcAGTTGTGAAAAtccctccatgagatctagctgtaaggcgttttctcagttagtgattgatgggggaggacccaggccattgtgagtggtgccatctctggactgatggtcctgggttctataagaaagcaggccagtAAGTATGACGCCTTCATGACCTCCACGttagctcctgactccaggttgcTAGCCTGATTGAGGTCCTATGCTGACTTCCTCCAGTAATGGATTGCAATATGAAAACATagaccaaataaaccttttcctcccaagttgctttttggtcatggagttttgtctcaacaataaaatactGACTAAAACAATATCTCAGTTGACCCCAAACTCCTGATTTTCCCGCTTCAGCCTCTTCAGTACAAGGGTAGGATTACAGGTCTGAGCAGCTGTGCCCACCAAATTGACCATCTTAAACTGCTATGAGATATCCCATCTGACAAATGGCCACAATTTGCCCAACCCATCTCATGGATGTTAGGGTTGTTTCAGTTAGCAGGAATTGCCGACAATactttgctggtgtgtgtgtgtgtgtgtgtgtgtgtgtgtgtgtgtgtgtgttgtagacaAAATAGGCTTGTGACCAGGTTCTGTCACTTAGCTACCATCCTCAGCccaattttgttatttcttttaaattgaaaCATATGCCAGCCATCCCTGAGCAGTGGTgctgaacacctttaatcccagcactagggaggctgactatgtgttaaaggccagcctggtctacatagtgagtttcagggcagccagagctacatagtaagaccctatctcacaaaattaaaagttttatatttgtgtgtgtgtgtgagtgtgtgtgtgtgttttggtttttcgagacagggtttctctgtagccctggctgtcctggaactcactctgtagaccaggctggcctcgaactcagaaatctgcctgcctctgcctcccaagtgctgggattaaaggtgtgcgccaccaccgcccggtgtgtgtgtgtgtgtgtgtgtgtgtgtgtgtgtgtgttttacctgcatgtatttctgtgtaccacttgt contains:
- the Ccdc9 gene encoding coiled-coil domain-containing protein 9 isoform X6, whose protein sequence is MPSWTRGSRLFAGRMRPSSGATRCPSPALETPSPLLPAEIEEDRKKAELEGVAVTAPRKSRSMEKENMAVEEKSLGSSRRTPGTPRPPGASRGGRTHPQQGGRAGVGRASRGWEDGAGEQLRGGTGGRGRRGRGRGSPHLLGAGDNSTSDRKSKEWEERRRQNIEKMNEEMEKIAEYERNQREGVLEPNPVRNFLDDPRRRGGPLEESERDRREGSRRHGRNWGGSDFERVRSGLEQERQGRRAGLGSGGDMTMSMTGRERSEYLRWKQEREKIDQERLQRHRKPTGQWRREWDAEKTDGMFKDGPAPPHDLSHRYDDQAWARPPKPPTFGEFLSQHKAEVNSRRRRKNSRPQAKVAPRAYSDHDNRWETKEEAVSSAPESSQSMSLEETPTQPPETPTPAHRPPEEDGEEDVGEEEEDEEWEDVSEDVTEEEDEEEEEEEFEEEEEGPKDQEAAPVPDHQPEAEPAGKPTCEQVDPVPAGPQELLSPVPVEPPSPFSPSEDHQPVSDWGGDQPALASLESGPSLAGTLKSEEEGPEASPGGMHEAGGEVGPEGQETAEITDFQRVRFCKVVAAAPPPGAAR
- the Ccdc9 gene encoding coiled-coil domain-containing protein 9 isoform X2, with product MMATTLDLKSKEEKDAELDKRIEALRRKNEALIRRYQEIEEDRKKAELEGVAVTAPRKSRSMEKENMAVEEKSLGSSRRTPGTPRPPGASRGGRTHPQQGGRAGVGRASRGWEDGAGEQLRGGTGGRGRRGRGRGSPHLLGAGDNSTSDRKSKEWEERRRQNIEKMNEEMEKIAEYERNQREGVLEPNPVRNFLDDPRRRGGPLEESERDRREGSRRHGRNWGGSDFERVRSGLEQERQGRRAGLGSGGDMTMSMTGRERSEYLRWKQEREKIDQERLQRHRKPTGQWRREWDAEKTDGMFKDGPAPPHDLSHRYDDQAWARPPKPPTFGEFLSQHKAEVNSRRRRKNSRPQAKVAPRAYSDHDNRWETKEEAVSSAPESSQSMSLEETPTQQPPETPTPAHRPPEEDGEEDVGEEEEDEEWEDVSEDVTEEEDEEEEEEEFEEEEEGPKDQEAAPVPDHQPEAEPAGKPTCEQVDPVPAGPQELLSPVPVEPPSPFSPSEDHQPVSDWGEEMELNSPGTAHSPGAHSSGGDQPALASLESGPSLAGTLKSEEEGPEASPGGMHEAGGEVGPEGQETAEITDFQRAVPQS
- the Ccdc9 gene encoding coiled-coil domain-containing protein 9 isoform X5; this translates as MMATTLDLKSKEEKDAELDKRIEALRRKNEALIRRYQEIEEDRKKAELEGVAVTAPRKSRSMEKENMAVEEKSLGSSRRTPGTPRPPGASRGGRTHPQQGGRAGVGRASRGWEDGAGEQLRGGTGGRGRRGRGRGSPHLLGAGDNSTSDRKSKEWEERRRQNIEKMNEEMEKIAEYERNQREGVLEPNPVRNFLDDPRRRGGPLEESERDRREGSRRHGRNWGGSDFERVRSGLEQERQGRRAGLGSGGDMTMSMTGRERSEYLRWKQEREKIDQERLQRHRKPTGQWRREWDAEKTDGMFKDGPAPPHDLSHRYDDQAWARPPKPPTFGEFLSQHKAEVNSRRRRKNSRPQAKVAPRAYSDHDNRWETKEEAVSSAPESSQSMSLEETPTQQPPETPTPAHRPPEEDGEEDVGEEEEDEEWEDVSEDVTEEEDEEEEEEEFEEEEEGPKDQEAAPVPDHQPEAEPAGKPTCEQVDPVPAGPQELLSPVPVEPPSPFSPSEDHQPVSDWGGDQPALASLESGPSLAGTLKSEEEGPEASPGGMHEAGGEVGPEGQETAEITDFQRVRFCKVVAAAPPPGAAR
- the Ccdc9 gene encoding coiled-coil domain-containing protein 9 isoform X3; amino-acid sequence: MPSWTRGSRLFAGRMRPSSGATRCPSPALETPSPLLPAEIEEDRKKAELEGVAVTAPRKSRSMEKENMAVEEKSLGSSRRTPGTPRPPGASRGGRTHPQQGGRAGVGRASRGWEDGAGEQLRGGTGGRGRRGRGRGSPHLLGAGDNSTSDRKSKEWEERRRQNIEKMNEEMEKIAEYERNQREGVLEPNPVRNFLDDPRRRGGPLEESERDRREGSRRHGRNWGGSDFERVRSGLEQERQGRRAGLGSGGDMTMSMTGRERSEYLRWKQEREKIDQERLQRHRKPTGQWRREWDAEKTDGMFKDGPAPPHDLSHRYDDQAWARPPKPPTFGEFLSQHKAEVNSRRRRKNSRPQAKVAPRAYSDHDNRWETKEEAVSSAPESSQSMSLEETPTQPPETPTPAHRPPEEDGEEDVGEEEEDEEWEDVSEDVTEEEDEEEEEEEFEEEEEGPKDQEAAPVPDHQPEAEPAGKPTCEQVDPVPAGPQELLSPVPVEPPSPFSPSEDHQPVSDWGEEMELNSPGTAHSPGAHSSGGDQPALASLESGPSLAGTLKSEEEGPEASPGGMHEAGGEVGPEGQETAEITDFQRAVPQS
- the Ccdc9 gene encoding coiled-coil domain-containing protein 9 isoform X7, whose protein sequence is MMATTLDLKSKEEKDAELDKRIEALRRKNEALIRRYQEIEEDRKKAELEGVAVTAPRKSRSMEKENMAVEEKSLGSSRRTPGTPRPPGASRGGRTHPQQGGRAGVGRASRGWEDGAGEQLRGGTGGRGRRGRGRGSPHLLGAGDNSTSDRKSKEWEERRRQNIEKMNEEMEKIAEYERNQREGVLEPNPVRNFLDDPRRRGGPLEESERDRREGSRRHGRNWGGSDFERVRSGLEQERQGRRAGLGSGGDMTMSMTGRERSEYLRWKQEREKIDQERLQRHRKPTGQWRREWDAEKTDGMFKDGPAPPHDLSHRYDDQAWARPPKPPTFGEFLSQHKAEVNSRRRRKNSRPQAKVAPRAYSDHDNRWETKEEAVSSAPESSQSMSLEETPTQPPETPTPAHRPPEEDGEEDVGEEEEDEEWEDVSEDVTEEEDEEEEEEEFEEEEEGPKDQEAAPVPDHQPEAEPAGKPTCEQVDPVPAGPQELLSPVPVEPPSPFSPSEDHQPVSDWGGDQPALASLESGPSLAGTLKSEEEGPEASPGGMHEAGGEVGPEGQETAEITDFQRVRFCKVVAAAPPPGAAR
- the Ccdc9 gene encoding coiled-coil domain-containing protein 9 isoform X8; this translates as MPSWTRGSRLFAGRMRPSSGATRCPSPALETPSPLLPAEIEEDRKKAELEGVAVTAPRKSRSMEKENMAVEEKSLGSSRRTPGTPRPPGASRGGRTHPQQGGRAGVGRASRGWEDGAGEQLRGGTGGRGRRGRGRGSPHLLGAGDNSTSDRKSKEWEERRRQNIEKMNEEMEKIAEYERNQREGVLEPNPVRNFLDDPRRRGGPLEESERDRREGSRRHGRNWGGSDFERVRSGLEQERQGRRAGLGSGGDMTMSMTGRERSEYLRWKQEREKIDQERLQRHRKPTGQWRREWDAEKTDGMFKDGPAPPHDLSHRYDDQAWARPPKPPTFGEFLSQHKAEVNSRRRRKNSRPQAKVAPRAYSDHDNRWETKEEAVSSAPESSQSMSLEETPTQQPPETPTPAHRPPEEDGEEDVGEEEEDEEWEDVSEDVTEEEDEEEEEEEFEEEEEGPKDQEAAPVPDHQPEAEPAGKPTCEQVDPVPAGPQELLSPVPVEPPSPFSPSEDHQPVSDWGGDQPALASLESGPSLAGTLKSEEEGPEASPEVGPEGQETAEITDFQRAVPQS
- the Ccdc9 gene encoding coiled-coil domain-containing protein 9 isoform X4, producing MPSWTRGSRLFAGRMRPSSGATRCPSPALETPSPLLPAEIEEDRKKAELEGVAVTAPRKSRSMEKENMAVEEKSLGSSRRTPGTPRPPGASRGGRTHPQQGGRAGVGRASRGWEDGAGEQLRGGTGGRGRRGRGRGSPHLLGAGDNSTSDRKSKEWEERRRQNIEKMNEEMEKIAEYERNQREGVLEPNPVRNFLDDPRRRGGPLEESERDRREGSRRHGRNWGGSDFERVRSGLEQERQGRRAGLGSGGDMTMSMTGRERSEYLRWKQEREKIDQERLQRHRKPTGQWRREWDAEKTDGMFKDGPAPPHDLSHRYDDQAWARPPKPPTFGEFLSQHKAEVNSRRRRKNSRPQAKVAPRAYSDHDNRWETKEEAVSSAPESSQSMSLEETPTQQPPETPTPAHRPPEEDGEEDVGEEEEDEEWEDVSEDVTEEEDEEEEEEEFEEEEEGPKDQEAAPVPDHQPEAEPAGKPTCEQVDPVPAGPQELLSPVPVEPPSPFSPSEDHQPVSDWGEEMELNSPGTAHSPGAHSSGGDQPALASLESGPSLAGTLKSEEEGPEASPEVGPEGQETAEITDFQRAVPQS